One stretch of Desulfomonile tiedjei DNA includes these proteins:
- a CDS encoding nucleotide-binding protein: protein MSELIDELLHIDSELRDFVKKYKRPEIDEPLKRLTKACEEVGKAWSRSWIGYQANVYYADLEPPPPGDHFSAEWGFESSSGDWHEYDHDGVRNFIHEKAGNPDLKAAHDLEKEGGSLIDNKRSEIISILETVLSLRQDPFLNSLKDEAEEKRVFTASDFVKQRSPKQYMSRDTLAMGQGTWVPPHIDVFAEVFSIQNRAIVCQHLADIAKRAASHLKRVEKSTRRSEMIGTNVFLGHGGALIWRELKDFIEDRLNLPCDEFNRVPIAGITNIDRLAEMLDAAAFAFLVLTGEDEQADGRLHARMNVVHEAGLFQGRLGFRRAIVVFEEGCEEFSNIEGLGQIRFPKGKIKSAFEEVRQVLEREGLIAS from the coding sequence ATGTCAGAGCTAATTGACGAACTTCTTCACATAGACTCGGAACTCCGGGACTTCGTTAAAAAGTACAAACGACCGGAGATCGACGAGCCATTGAAGAGACTCACTAAGGCGTGCGAGGAGGTCGGCAAGGCGTGGAGCCGATCGTGGATAGGCTATCAAGCCAATGTCTATTACGCTGATCTCGAACCTCCTCCTCCCGGTGACCATTTTAGTGCTGAATGGGGTTTTGAGAGTAGTAGCGGGGATTGGCATGAGTACGATCATGACGGAGTCCGAAACTTCATACATGAAAAAGCGGGGAACCCGGATCTGAAAGCAGCCCATGATTTGGAGAAAGAAGGGGGGTCCCTTATTGATAATAAACGAAGCGAAATAATCTCAATTCTTGAGACCGTTCTCTCTTTACGACAAGATCCTTTCCTGAACAGCCTGAAAGATGAGGCGGAAGAAAAACGGGTATTCACTGCCTCCGATTTCGTCAAACAACGCAGTCCGAAACAATACATGTCTCGTGACACGCTCGCTATGGGGCAGGGTACATGGGTGCCGCCGCACATAGATGTGTTTGCCGAGGTGTTCTCTATTCAGAACCGAGCGATTGTCTGTCAGCACCTAGCCGATATAGCTAAACGGGCAGCGTCGCACCTGAAGCGGGTTGAGAAAAGCACAAGGCGTTCCGAAATGATTGGCACAAACGTCTTCCTCGGCCACGGTGGCGCTCTTATTTGGAGGGAACTCAAGGACTTTATAGAAGACCGACTGAATCTTCCCTGCGATGAATTCAATCGAGTTCCCATTGCTGGAATAACGAATATTGATCGCCTTGCGGAGATGCTCGATGCCGCAGCTTTCGCATTCCTAGTACTAACAGGAGAGGACGAACAAGCAGATGGGAGATTACATGCTCGTATGAACGTCGTACACGAGGCGGGGCTATTTCAGGGACGACTCGGTTTCAGACGGGCAATAGTCGTTTTCGAAGAAGGTTGCGAGGAATTCTCGAACATTGAGGGGCTGGGGCAGATACGATTCCCAAAAGGGAAAATCAAGTCTGCTTTCGAAGAGGTGCGTCAGGTATTGGAACGCGAAGGATTGATCGCAAGCTAA
- a CDS encoding recombinase family protein yields MKAVGYIRVSTDEQVRDGVSLDMQAHKIRQYAELHDMDLVDIIADEGISGKSIDIRPGVQKVLQMVRTKSVGAVIIFKLDRLARNTREALDMAELMKRKQVGLHSITEKLDTESAIGEFFFTLMASLAQMERKLIGERTKAALQRKREKGEKTGGRTPYGYRKIEKGLNSNGQTIYGLEPEPKEQKVIDRMRQLRRGDHTIHSIINILETEGVSAREGRWSTALVHSLTQTANVA; encoded by the coding sequence ATGAAAGCGGTAGGATACATAAGAGTTTCCACAGACGAGCAGGTCAGAGACGGCGTGAGTCTGGACATGCAAGCCCACAAGATACGTCAGTACGCTGAACTCCACGATATGGACCTTGTGGACATAATTGCTGACGAGGGCATTAGTGGCAAGTCCATTGACATCAGACCTGGAGTGCAGAAGGTCTTGCAAATGGTTAGGACCAAGAGTGTTGGTGCAGTTATCATTTTCAAACTTGACCGCTTGGCAAGGAACACACGTGAGGCTCTGGACATGGCAGAGTTGATGAAACGTAAGCAAGTAGGCCTACACTCAATAACAGAGAAACTGGACACTGAGAGTGCGATTGGTGAATTTTTCTTCACCTTAATGGCAAGTCTGGCACAAATGGAGCGCAAGTTGATTGGAGAGAGGACTAAGGCTGCGCTGCAACGCAAGAGAGAGAAAGGCGAGAAGACTGGGGGCAGGACTCCTTATGGCTACAGAAAGATCGAGAAGGGCCTGAACAGCAATGGTCAAACGATCTATGGTCTGGAGCCTGAACCCAAGGAGCAGAAGGTTATAGACAGGATGAGACAGTTGAGACGCGGCGACCACACTATCCACTCTATCATCAATATTCTGGAGACTGAGGGTGTCAGTGCTCGTGAGGGTAGATGGTCCACGGCATTGGTTCATAGCCTCACTCAGACTGCTAACGTGGCTTAA